A genomic region of Cannabis sativa cultivar Pink pepper isolate KNU-18-1 chromosome 1, ASM2916894v1, whole genome shotgun sequence contains the following coding sequences:
- the LOC115707689 gene encoding 5-amino-6-(5-phospho-D-ribitylamino)uracil phosphatase, chloroplastic produces MDCACSNFRAFSSLLLPSPSSSFLSLSSSSSFPSKFRFSRLKRSDLIKQHLVIRNACGFDGNGSADGFPNMPNKLFIQEAIGAEYGEGFETFRQDGPLKMDVDFLNEKLQEGFLQRIRYAMKPDEAYGLIFSFDNVVADTRALKLAAWKQLASEEGKEIPDDSELQKVMLSAGADHVLNKLLLWDEAESEMDRLSLRFSELYYENLLRLDRPIEGLKEWLDAVSTARIPCALVSSLDRKSMVETVDRMGLQKYFQAIVTEEDGMESIAHRFLSAAVKLDRKPSKCVVFADDPRGITAAHNCTMMAVALIGAYPAYDLEQADLAVASFNELSVINLRRLFANKGATFMDLQKQIVEKSPPKRKLTIDTLF; encoded by the exons ATGGACTGCGCTTGCAGCAATTTCAGagctttttcttctcttcttcttccttctccaTCCTCTTCTTTCTTAtcactctcttcttcttcgtctttCCCTTCCAAGTTCAGATTTTCG AGACTAAAGCGTTCCGACCTGATTAAGCAGCATCTGGTGATCAGAAACGCTTGTGGGTTCGACGGAAATGGCTCTGCTGATGGCTTTCCCAACATGCCCAACAAGCTTTTCATCCAAGAG GCTATTGGAGCTGAATATGGGGAAGGTTTTGAGACTTTTAGACAAGATGGACCTCTTAAGATGGATGTG gattttttgaatgaaaagttGCAAGAAGGTTTTCTTCAACGTATACGCTATGCTATGAAGCCAGATGAAGCTTATGGTCTTATCTTTTCATTTGACAATGTCGTG GCGGATACTCGGGCTTTGAAGTTGGCCGCATGGAAGCAGCTTGCCTCAGAAGAAG GTAAAGAAATTCCTGATGATAGTgaattgcaaaaagtgatgcTATCTGCTGGTGCTGATCATGTGTTGAATAAG CTTTTATTGTGGGATGAAGCTGAAAGTGAGATGGATAGACTGAGTTTGAGATTTTCAGAGTTATATTACGAAAATCTTTTGAGG ctTGACAGACCTATAGAGGGCCTCAAAGAATGGCTTGATGCTGTATCCACTGCTAGAATTCCTTGTGCTTTAGTGTCAAGTCTTGATAGGAAAAGCATGGTTGAAACTGTAGATCGAATGGGGCTTCAAAAGTACTTTCAG GCAATTGTGACAGAGGAGGATGGCATGGAATCCATAGCTCATAGATTCCTTTCGGCAGCTGTGAAG CTGGACCGAAAACCATCTAAGTGTGTAGTGTTTGCGGATGATCCAAGAGGCATAACTGCTGCCCACAATTGTACCATGATGGCTGTTGCATTAATCGGCGCTTACCCTGC GTATGATCTAGAACAGGCTGATCTTGCAGTAGCTAGTTTCAATGAACTTTCAGTGATCAACCTAAGGAGATTATTTGCCAATAAGGGGGCCACTTTCATGGACCTTCAAAAACAAATAGTTGAGAAATCTCCACCTAAAAGGAAGCTGACTATTGATACCCTTTTCTGA